Sequence from the Zeugodacus cucurbitae isolate PBARC_wt_2022May chromosome 5, idZeuCucr1.2, whole genome shotgun sequence genome:
ATTGCCAATTACCCAGCGCAGCGGTATCTTCGTCTGTATCGCTGTACGTTGATGGTACGGCGGCATTGTTGTTGCCTACTGTTGCGGTCGTTTCACTTGCCTTTTTCTTTTCGCCCTTATTGCTGGTCAGGCTTTGGTCTGCTAGAtgttgtgtatataaatatcgctgagattgttgcttttgtaatcCTTCCAATTGATTTAGGTTATGTCCATCATGCACTGGCAAATATGCTGACCATGTCTGTGTGATACAGCagtacaataacagcaacacagTGTATGTGCatagtttttgatattttttcataatgttGCACTTGTTTGAAATAACTTTCGAGCTTTTAtcacaataaacaaaaaaaattagtgtaagaacgatttattttgtttagttcCCTTTCCGCTTGTTGCAATTGAAGTTtccgttatatatatgtaaatgtttgctTCCGATCAATGCTTCTAGCACTTTCTAGCCGTATGCACTCTTCTATGTCACACAGTTGACACTGACTAAATGACTAACCGCCCCTTAGCCAATCATGCGTTTATATACCGCCAGAACAAATGTTGTTGGTGGGGCTCGTCACATACGGCAAAATTCGCTAATTTAATGATGAGTCTAGCGAACTGAAGGTACACAATGTGTGAGAACGAAAAGCATGAAGAGATAAGTGAAGCTCAACAAAAGAGTGGATGATGAGCCCTTTAGGAAAGTGAGAAcgtttatgcaaaaaatatactAATTCCTACGAAGtagatataaagttttttttgacTAGTACTAATAACTTCCGCAGTTCGAAATCGGAATTTCCGGTTTCTCAATGTTTGGAGATCACATAGGGTCTTATAAACTATGTTGTAAAagtttataagtaaatattaggtatgcatacaaaaatagagcaaaagaaaaaaaggtacaattattaataaaatttaatcgtTTTTAAAGcagatttcaaaattatataaatcatTTAGGATTACGAAAAAGGCCAAACATAAATTGCTCGAATTCCAGTCATCTTTTGTAGTAAGCTTAGCTTTTAGGAAATCGTTCgaagcaaatttatttaaaacaattgtcAAATAACTGCCAAATAAGCAGTGTCTTGAGTGTTTTTCTAATAAGATCCGGACACTAGCATTCACACTGTTCCACTGTGCATCTTCGTACTATTATTGCAGAGAATCggctcaatattttttatagcacgCTTAAACCGACACTCTCTAGACCACTACGTATAAATAACGCATCCAAATGCAACCATGTCTTCGTGTCAAGAATGTAATGAGAAACTGTCAAAGTGGGGCACATAAGAAAATCGATAGGTACTCATAAACATTCCTTTAGACTATTTacacagtttttatttttgcacttttccACAATTAATTTGTTCACTTGTTACTGAAGTGCTAGtgtgtataattttatttcaaaacactTTCTGTGCTTCTTCTCATGTTGCAAGATGCAAAATTCACAAACTAACACAGGCAGACAGGCcagacagcaacagcagcaaccgtATCAGCAGGGTCAttcgcatcatcatcaccattacacagaaaacaacaaatcaCCATCGTCTATACCGCCCAATTCTTTAGCGATCTCCAAGTCCTATGTGCCCGCACCGGCTTCAACCACCTCGGACGATACTGACTTCCATGAGTCCGAGGCACGTTATGAGTGTGCCATTTGCATACATTGGCTTAATGAGCCCGTGATCACCACTTGTGGTCATCGGTTTTGCAAATCTTGTTTAACAAAATGGCTGAACAATCACAATCAATGTCCATTGGACAATACAGAGCTTTCCTTAGAACATGATATCTTTCCTGATAATTTCACCAGACGTGAGATagaacaaatcaaacacaaatgCCCTAATTCACCATTGGGTTGCGCCGTAGTGGCATCGCCCATAGAGGTGGATCGCCATTTGCCGACCTGTCCATACAGAAGACTGGAGAATGCCGAGGAAAAGTGTCCATTTGCCAGCATCAAATGTGATTTTGTTGGGCGTCCTGAAACTAATGCACTCGAAGAGCATCTCAAAGAAGACATACCACATCATATGCAACTAATGTTGCAAGCTTTCCAACAAACAGCCATATCTACTTGGAATccacaaaaaccaacaacaacggcaagtGGTGGCAAAGTAAATGGTGTActaccaccaccgccaccacaaTATGCAAACGAAGCAGACGAACAACTCATACAAACAATGTATCAACGTATTGTAGTGCTGGAGCAACGCGTACGCGAGCAAGATGTAAAAGTGGAAAATCTTACGAAGCAATTGGCTGCACGTCAACAAATCGATCCACGCTATAGTAACGGCACAATTGTATGGGAAATCACAAATTTCCGCAATGTGGTGGAGCAGTTACGTGCCGATGCCAATAATCTGCTTTACTCACGAGACTTTTACACCTCGCCGCATGGATATCGGTTTTGTGCGCGTGTCAACATACAGCCACGACACTTAAACCTATTAAGTTTGCATGTGCATTTAATGCAATCCGAAAACGACTACCATTTAGATTGGCCATTTAATGGACGCATCAAACTGTGGATGATACACCCAAAAGATGCCAGTCTCTCACAACATGATACAATTATGACCAAACCCGAAGTGATGGCCTTCCATAAGCCACGAGAACACATAAGTACGCGTGGATTTGGTTTTGTCGAATATGCGAAGATAGCTGATGTCATGCATAAAGGCTTCTGTGAAGATGACAAGCTGGTaatcaaaatacaaattaatatagTTTAGACTTAGTGAAGTCAGTAGTAAGTGTAATAATGTGGCAAAGTAAAAGTAGTGATTGTGGTTGCTATGGTATGGAACATGATGAGCGACGCAGCAAGGACAGTAAAGCGACTGCAAACATATTAATAATTAGTTAAAAGGACAGTTTATTATTTGAAGTTACACCCCAATTGTCAGATGAGCGCGAAGTTGTTTAATAGTGACCACATCACGCCCTCTTcaaataatcattatatattttttaaattaaataatcaaaaacaaatgacTATTTAACTTTCGGAGCTTAAACGCATTTAACAAGTAAATCATATATACGAGGATAAAatgagattttataaaaaaattaataaaattctcatacatactatgtacttatgtatacagTGCTATGTACGAATCTATTGCGGTGATAAATCAAATACTGCGTGAAGTGCGATTTTTACTAGCTCAATATATACGTAGATGTCAGTAATAAGTGATATCtcacattaaaaaaaagtgaaaaactaTTATTTCGCACTGAATACGTTCACAATTAACCCGTTAATTTGTATaagccaaaaattaaataaaaaataagaaatatacgtaaatatttcatattttatgcatttgcatattttttatataagaaattgctaaatttttatgtttgtagCGTGTTGTGCTATaaagttgtatattttttatattatattttatgctaatttatTGTTACAATTATTTGGTCCCTCcataaaaagtatatacatacatacatatacctacgTAGATAAAATAGCTATACTCATAGTTGTAAAAATTTTAGATGGTATGTTGCCCTTTTTGGGTTTTTGTACGGCAACTAAAATCACtccaaattacatatatacaaacaattaaGTAGTAATGCAATATTGAACGTATTTTGTGTACCATAATATTATCAAATATacataagaataaataaatattagaaataaataaataatatatgtatataaatatatatattcattttattttctaccATAAACAATGGCAAAAATGTAAAGAGGCAGTCAATAGTCAGTTTATTGAGCTCGTGAGTACAGcttttataacatatttaatCACTTAATAACGAATTATTAATGATCAGAAAAACGGAAAAACCAGTTCGATacaactaaaattttatattttctgggTTTAACCAGTCTAGAAGCTCGATTTGTCAATAATATAGGCGCATATAAAACTGCGGGCACATCTGTAAACTGTTATCAGTCGCCGAGCAAACGTGCGGCTTATTGCACAGACGTTGGTAATGATTACCTGCTATTTCtcttatttatgattttagCATCTATGCACCTATAGTTGAAAACGAATCGCAATTGATAACGCCAATGCACTTTATTAGTTCTGAATGTGAACATTGCTGACCAAGTCTGTATAGATAGCCAGCAAGCGGAACGTAACTAATTCGCACAGCAATATTggatatattttatactatctAATATAAAAGTGTTAATATAAACTTATTAAAACTATTACCTTGCAAGTTCGCTTCcgataaatatcaaaaatttgtaaatgtatgtacacaAGTTTGAATATTGGTTTGGCGTAATGAATCGGACAAACTAACTAGCTCCGTAGTAGTCGTATTGgacatcaaaatttatttaattttatctattatttatggcacttaTTCACAGTTAACATTTTCGGTATGTGCTAATTTACAAATGcttgcaaatattaaattacgcgcacttcaaataaaataacgcGCGAAATGTCAAATTGCACATATGACAGCAGTGTTGTGCAACgtcttaaattttataaattaaatacttcgtaatatcaatttttaatgtaattttatttaaataaactgatTATacacttttacaacaacaagtagaataaaaaaaattaataaatcaattttgtaGTTATAGAGAttcacatatatgatatgttaTTGCTAATACTAAACCTAAAGAAGTATCGACACATCTCCCACGCGCAACAacactaaaaaattaattagtacttacgGCAACTCCCGCCGGAACCGAAAATAAAAATCGGATAGTAACAGTCAGTAGTAGTGTTTTTTCAGATAAGTTACCTACTTTACacattgtaaaataataacgcAATCAAATTAAGCATTATATTTGTTAAATCACTTTAccaaacaacaaagcaacagtACTATAATCGTGCTTGCAAATGTTTGCTTCTAAAAACCCATAAATTGTTAACAAAAATCACGAATCTTATAAATGAGAGTTTAACTATCACACGTGCACGTGATAAAATCTGAAACTCCATAAATCATCACAAAATAAAAGGTGTGTTAAATTGGTCTGTAGATATGcgcgttgttttgaaatttattcgaATCTAATCAATTTCAATTGTGCCACTATATTGATCGGCTACCAGATTAGATTTGTAAAGATTCCCTTTGGACTATATATAATGATGGCTTTCACACAGCTCATTAGTGGGCCTTTCTTTGTGATTAGTTGAACATGGAGATATTACCAGCAATACTTTGCAGCTTTATAggtaaatatgcataaaataattaataattggttATTGAAGAACGCCTTGCATTTAAAAGCTAGCACAATTGCCCACCCTTTACGCGAAAGTACGTTAGATACAATTGAAACGCGCAACAGTGGTGATGTACGTTTTTATCTGTACACCGCTTCAAATCCTGAGGAACCACAAGAACTTCATATTAACGATGCTAATTCGGTGAAGAACTCGTACTTCGACAAAAGTCGTCATACAAAGTGAGTTAGTGATTGTTAATATATAAAGTTTGCGCAACAGCTCCAATATATTAATTAcagaattaatatataatattacagaATTATAATTCACGGTTGGACGGGTTCATATTTAACTACACCAAATGGTCCACTACGACGTGCCTATTTGGCTCAAgagaattttaatataatttctgtTGATTGGAGTACTTATGCTGCACTGAATTATATATCCTCACGTGCGAAGGTGCCCGTTGTAGGTGAAGATATCGCCGATCTGTTGGATTTTCTGCATGAACAATTTAACTTGAGTTATGACAAAGTAGTTGTAGTGGGTCATAGTTTGGGCGCACATGTGGCAGGTTTCTGTGGTAAGACTGTGAAACGTGGAAGgattgctgctattgttggTTTGGATCCAGCATTTCCGCTTTACAACTATAATGATCCAAGTACACGTTTATCTAAAGACGATGCCAAATTCGTGCTCAGCATTCAGACGAATGGTAATTTTAAAGGATTCCCACAACCAATTGGCTCAGCAGCATTCTATCCGAATTGGGGGCTTAAACAACCTGGTTGCGGTGCCGACTTAAGTGGCACTTGTTCACACGGACGtagtgtaatattatatgctGAAGCTTTGAGAGGTTACGCTTTCACGCCTATATACGAGTGTGCAAGCTATGATGACATCACCTCAAAAACTGGTTGCAATGAAAATATAACAGATGTACAAGTTGGTGATCCTTTGCAAGTTGCACAAAAGGCTGGCATATATTATTTCACAACAAACGCTGAGTCGCCCTTCGGAATTCTGAGTGATAAAAGTTTACAAATGGAAAATGTAGACTATGTGGAGAATGCTCCTGTCGTTTGAAATAAAGTTTAACTTATTAATCTTTGTATGTTAGAATACTTGATTTATTGTAAATGGGTGCGTGTTACACTTAATTGCACACGCAATTTTTGAAGAGGGATAGTCTTACACTAgcataaaaatgtgaattttataattatacccaaaacatacacaaacatatatgcgtttacatacatacaatgataTTGTATAGTGTACTTTCTATAAATCTAATTGTTGACAGTATCCATTGTTGAGCCGGTCCCACTTAGCACACCAGTAACACCCAACATTGTCTCCCCTATTGAGTTAACTGGATTGACTACCGTTCCAAGGTCCACACCAACACCACTAGTAATGCCCATGTTGACATTAGTGCCACCAACCCCAACATTGACACCGACACCAACACCATCTGCAACTACAGGACCAGCTGTGGCACTAATACTGGCACTGGCATTGCCTACAATGCTCCGACTTAATGCGGCGTCGTGGGTTCGCATATGCGCATTTAAGCCTCCGGACTGTGCAAATGTTTTGCCACAAACTTTGCATTCATGCTTTCGATCTTTAGAATGTAACTTTTTGTGCACCCGTAGCGATTTCTTTCGCTGGAACGTTGAGCCGCACATGTCGCATGCAAAGGGTCGTTCGGTGCTATGCGTGACCGCGTGCACATTTAAATCGTGGAAACTATAAAAAGCTTTGCCGCAGACGTCGCATTTTGCTGGTCGTTCACCTGTGTGTCGCCGCATATGCGCTTTATATACACCATGATCACGACAACGTTTACCGCATATCTCACAAACAACAGGGCGTTCGCCGGTATGGCGCAGCATGTGTGCCTTTAGCTCTTTATCGGTAAAGAAGTCATTGCCGCACTCTTGACACTTGTGCGCCTTTATGCCAGTGTGGCGTATTTTATGTCGTTGCAGGTTACCAGTTTGAGAGAATTTCTTGCCACAAATATCACATATAATGCCGGTATGCTTCCACTTGTGGGCACGTAGGTTTCTTTCAGCTTTAAAACATTCGCCACATTCATCgcatttgaaattcaattttggttctttcgatttttttgtttttggattaTGTGTTTGTCGATGATGCGTTAGCATGCTGCGCTTAGTTTTATATGAACGCATACAGTCCGGACATGGGTATGGAAGTGAATCGATGTCATCTTGCGGTTTTGGCTTCTACGAtgcagttgataagaataattaaattcataaataatcgGTCGTTTTTTCGAAGCGTTGAACTTACCTCGTCACCCGATGAATCTTGTGGACGCCAATCTTCATCTTCGGCATCACTTCTATCATCCCACGACTTAGTGTCACTAAGGTCGTCAACATCTTCAACTTCCCTCTTTCTACGTTTGTTTTCCGGTTCAACTATATTCACTCCTAAATTTTGTAAGTCAACAAAGTCGAAGGGCTTTTCGTCAACAACTTCTTCGGGTTCTGAATCTGGAGGGTCGAAACCAACAGAACCATCGCCATGGTCACTAATATATTCCTCTTCACTTTTGATGGGATCTACATCAATTTTAATGTTCTCACTTGTTTCTATGGTTGGCTTTTCCACCTTTTCTGGTTTGGGCGTTAAATGTTCCTCTTGGAAATGTTGTGGAAATTGTTCGAACTCTACACTTGCTCCGCATAAACAGCACGCCACATTGTAGCTATTCGAACTGATGCAAAAGATCTCACCAcatttgaaattatgaaatttgctCGTATCCGGCGGCAAAAGCTTTAACATTTTCGCGAttaattttaacgaaaattctttctataAATCTAATAAATGGTATTGTTTTAAGAAATGTTTAACTCCacgacaacaaaaaaattacttgttttattagCAAATGTCAGAAATATTGTGCAGTGCTACCCAGTTTCACACAGTGACTTGCTGCGTGATGCCAAGTTTTAcgcacatttatttttgtagtcaaattctttgaaaatttgttcaaaatttgtttaactttgGCTCTTTaatccaatttatttaattaatagcatttatttattcaacggGAGTTACATATCTAGCTCATACAATTAAACACACTATTTGTTGCGATGTCAGTGCGGCCCCTTCAGTGTGTACTAATCAgaatattgtatttgtaaacaaatattgatttttgtgtATTCAACGTTGTATACATAGGATTTGCTGCAAAATTCTGAGCGTtccatattaaaaattttaccaccAATAGGTCAACTATCTTTTGTAAATACTACAGTGTATAATGGCAGATTGTGCTCCATCAGCTAATGCCAGTGATAAGATGGCCAGTTTGTTGAAGGAggcggaaaatttgaaaatcaaactTGAGGAAGAACGTGCCAAATTGAATGATATTAATTTATGGACTGTTGCTGAGCGACTAGAGCCGATTGCATTTGTTAACATAAAACCACGTAAAGTACTCAAAGGCCATCAGGCAAAGGTTCTATGTACGGATTGGAGTCCAGATAAACGTCATATAATTTCCTCATCGCAGGATGGGCGTCTCATCATTTGGGACGCCTTCACCACAAACAAAGAACACTTCATTACCATGCCCACTACTTGGATTATGGCATGTGCATATTCCCCATCTGGCAATTTCGTTGCTTGTGGTGGTTTAGACAATAAAGTTACCGTATATCCTATAACGTCAGATGACGAAATGGCTGCTAAGAAACGAACAGTTGGTACGCACACTAGTTACATGTCTTGTTGTATTTATCCAAATTCCGACCAGCAAATCCTCACTGGAAGCGGTGATTCTACATGTGCTCTATGGGATGTAGAAAGTGGACAATTACTACAGAGCTTTCACGGGCATTCTGGTGATGTTATGGCAATTGATTTAGCACCAAATGAAACCGGAAATACATTCGTTTCTGGCAGTTGTGATCGCATGGCTTTCATATGGGACATGCGTTCAGGACATGTTGTCCAATCGTTTGAAGGACATCAGTCCGACGTTAATACCGTCAAATTTCATCCTAGTGGAGACGCAATAGCAACTGGCTCAGATGATAGTAGCTGTCGCTTGTTCGATATGCGTGCTGACAGGGAAGTCGCTGTATTCGCTAAGGAGAGCATCATTTTTGGTATTAACTCGGTAGACTTTTCAGTGAGTGGCCGTTTACTATTTGCAGGCTATAATGATTACACAGTGAATCTCTGGGATACACTTAAGTCGGAGCGTATTTGTCTATTGTATGGACATGAAAATAAGGTATCCTGTGTGCAGGTGTCACCGGACGGCACTGCATTATCCACTGGCAGTTGGGATTATACCATACGCGTATGggcataagtatatataaatattgtcctatatgtatataccatgcATAcctatgtatttttgttgttatttgtttggagatttgtatttatttgttgagCTTGATTGTAAACAGCGGTGTAACGAGTATTAATTGCTTAAATGTTAATGACTTAATGTTGCTTATTATATTTAgtggaataaaattaaatagtcACGAGTGAATACTCGTTGAAAATTAACTAAGTAAACTTTGTTCCTCTGCTTTATGTTGTCGCATATGTCCTGCTAGTCCTGCCATCTGCGCATAGGCACGACCACATAATTTGCAGACGAATTTCTTGATTCCCAGGTGTAAATGTTTGTGGTGGTAGAGTGCTTTGCTACGTGAAAATGATGCACCGCATACATCACATTTATGTGGACGCTCAGTAGAATGCATAGGCTTGTGTTCGTTTAGCAATGAGGCAGAGATAAATCGTCGACTACAGATAGTACATTCAAAAGGTTTTTCTCCTGTATGCGTACGCTTGTGTACGACTAAAGCATCCTTTTGTCGTGTACGATAACCACATATTTCGCATATATAGTTGCGTTCATCTGTATGGATTTTTTGATGCACTTTCAGACGTGATGAAGTTATAAATGCTTTTCCACAATTCTCAAAATCAcatttaaattcttttataCCCTTGTGTGCTTTCATATGTATGCGTAATGAACGAGAATTTTTATAAGCACGGTCGCACTGTGTACATTGGAAACCTATATGTTCCTTCCGCACATGTGAATCTAGTGAACGTTGCTCCACAAATTCCTCAGTGCATTGTTCGCATTTGAAGTTCTTTGGACGCAGATGTTTCATGTTTATATGGAGCTTCAAAATACGTTCGGTGGTATAACGTTTTTGGCAATGTGCACAGGAGTACTCTTTTGGCTTTCTAGGCTAAAATAATGTATTACTtgtaagaaatcctttagtacCTTATTTGTACATTTACCTTTTTTAAAATGTGATTATCATCATCTCCTTGACTACCCATCCattcttcatcatcatcatcatattCTTCACTCTCGTACACGCTTGGTTTAGCAATATCTTCAGCATCCACAACTTGACCAAATTCACTGGTAATGTCATTATCAACCGGATCGACGGTTTCTGCTTTGATTGGcacattttgtttttcgtttgcaaTGACTTCGTTCAAGATACGTGCTGACGGCACTTCAATAATATCCGCTCTTGCACCACATTCATCCAATTCGGCTAGGTATTCGACATTTTCAAATTCCTCATCTTTAATACATTCCTCCAATTCTCCATCCGCGTCGTTATCACTATCGCTATCGTGTATGTTGCCTCGCAGGTGCACATTTTGGTAATGTAGCATAAAATCATCAAACTCAAAAAGCTTCATTTTACAAAGCATACAAACTATAGTAAAATTCACGTTATCATAACAAATTATTTCACCACAACGTATACTGGTCCTAGTTTGCTCATAACTTGTTGGAAGTGTGCAATTCCTCAACATTTTtcacacacaaaaattaaaactctaTTCAATACGATATTGATAagaattgtttatttatttgcacaacTGACAAACACGCACCAGTGCTGCCAAATTTGAAATGTATGTACTCGTCGACAGCGCACTTAACGCAGgtgtgtattattttttttgtaattcattgATTGGTTCGCAACAAAAttcgttgttattgtaaaaatatgtttttgaaattgttttcaatattgacaattttataatttctttcaaattattgtcaatattttgaaaatgttcattatatattttttgtatgtatagtagtattcaatattaatactttaatatattcgaaagtaaaataattgcattaagTTGGAAATGCAACAACACGAAAAgcctattatatacatatatgtatatctactatattataatatttacttactGCAATTAGTTTGTTGATTTAATATTGGTAAAATTAGTAACTTTGCAAGCCTGCTTGCAATTCACTGATCAATTGCTCACTTCGACAGGAACTCTCGCTTTCCTCCACATTTAACTTCCATTCACCGTTATATTCATCTTTGTAACATTTGATCAAGTTTCCATCTTTCGGCGTAACTGGCAAACCGCCGGGATAGTCAATAATAACAGTAATTCCCATTTTATTACatgcttttaaaatttgttgtaaataatacttttgtggccagaactatttgaaaaaaatatatcaaatgtaaatataaattatctaTCTATAAATTCGAAATTTGTATACTTTACTTTCTGGCCATTTCCATTTTTCTGCATATAGGCCGTTACTACGAATTGCATAGTCTGATAATCTCTAACCTAAAACATGAGAAAGTA
This genomic interval carries:
- the LOC105208585 gene encoding phospholipase A1-like, which translates into the protein MEILPAILCSFIASTIAHPLRESTLDTIETRNSGDVRFYLYTASNPEEPQELHINDANSVKNSYFDKSRHTKIIIHGWTGSYLTTPNGPLRRAYLAQENFNIISVDWSTYAALNYISSRAKVPVVGEDIADLLDFLHEQFNLSYDKVVVVGHSLGAHVAGFCGKTVKRGRIAAIVGLDPAFPLYNYNDPSTRLSKDDAKFVLSIQTNGNFKGFPQPIGSAAFYPNWGLKQPGCGADLSGTCSHGRSVILYAEALRGYAFTPIYECASYDDITSKTGCNENITDVQVGDPLQVAQKAGIYYFTTNAESPFGILSDKSLQMENVDYVENAPVV
- the LOC105208584 gene encoding zinc finger protein 62; the protein is MLKILPSTVFGSSANAKCGEIYCHSSTEFTIICTLCELKAFDYQDFMLHCKNVHFEDDLLKTEEIFVEVAPYLTSNVKDELITEDNIAEAEYLDDHDFDISDDEDEKSGLRIIKWSENKSLTEHLDSDTENIFETNVDDEDYIPPTDKRKRKEKQGGQTESHKCEICARVYKSSHYLRTHLAKAHNSESSKTATIPLQKCDECIEEFKTLRSLEEHCLSAHGGMKCLYCDRRCTSRTNHLRHMEIHTHGTERRFTCDYEKCTKSFFTRRQYQAHRRTHTKQKNFICDICGYSCRIPEMLKVHYRSHTGEKPFSCDECGKSFVSKSAVREHKASHGIGRPHECKVCGRSFARAKSLYHHNFLHLEEKKFKCKLCDQAYAQLAGLAGHMRRHKEQGHCIEISNILNCAHVKLHFKQKQSTVYIVQGSNNCPIRHTVSTALKFICSSQYASIESLTQFENLHAGYVRIVLLISKGVCALQTDNTNLESDSDSDAPCTSQWAQNREQRRKRRHLHNSQLLQRQQQLFHRVEALRDFRCSPELIVYTLDGGVKQKSSIDEFQRKFSTNIDFMLRQPEISRDGFTGNWLEFITTKLNGAMNREMLRNCTLPTSYEQTRTSIRCGEIICYDNVNFTIVCMLCKMKLFEFDDFMLHYQNVHLRGNIHDSDSDNDADGELEECIKDEEFENVEYLAELDECGARADIIEVPSARILNEVIANEKQNVPIKAETVDPVDNDITSEFGQVVDAEDIAKPSVYESEEYDDDDEEWMGSQGDDDNHILKKPRKPKEYSCAHCQKRYTTERILKLHINMKHLRPKNFKCEQCTEEFVEQRSLDSHVRKEHIGFQCTQCDRAYKNSRSLRIHMKAHKGIKEFKCDFENCGKAFITSSRLKVHQKIHTDERNYICEICGYRTRQKDALVVHKRTHTGEKPFECTICSRRFISASLLNEHKPMHSTERPHKCDVCGASFSRSKALYHHKHLHLGIKKFVCKLCGRAYAQMAGLAGHMRQHKAEEQSLLTISSSDVIGYTVTLLSKPPQATKLPDGEYAHAIIQVVGMKEFSLKLIAKMLKLLPPDTSKFHNFKCGEIFCISSNSYNVACCLCGASVEFEQFPQHFQEEHLTPKPEKVEKPTIETSENIKIDVDPIKSEEEYISDHGDGSVGFDPPDSEPEEVVDEKPFDFVDLQNLGVNIVEPENKRRKREVEDVDDLSDTKSWDDRSDAEDEDWRPQDSSGDEKPKPQDDIDSLPYPCPDCMRSYKTKRSMLTHHRQTHNPKTKKSKEPKLNFKCDECGECFKAERNLRAHKWKHTGIICDICGKKFSQTGNLQRHKIRHTGIKAHKCQECGNDFFTDKELKAHMLRHTGERPVVCEICGKRCRDHGVYKAHMRRHTGERPAKCDVCGKAFYSFHDLNVHAVTHSTERPFACDMCGSTFQRKKSLRVHKKLHSKDRKHECKVCGKTFAQSGGLNAHMRTHDAALSRSIVGNASASISATAGPVVADGVGVGVNVGVGGTNVNMGITSGVGVDLGTVVNPVNSIGETMLGVTGVLSGTGSTMDTVNN
- the LOC105208583 gene encoding guanine nucleotide-binding protein subunit beta-5, which produces MADCAPSANASDKMASLLKEAENLKIKLEEERAKLNDINLWTVAERLEPIAFVNIKPRKVLKGHQAKVLCTDWSPDKRHIISSSQDGRLIIWDAFTTNKEHFITMPTTWIMACAYSPSGNFVACGGLDNKVTVYPITSDDEMAAKKRTVGTHTSYMSCCIYPNSDQQILTGSGDSTCALWDVESGQLLQSFHGHSGDVMAIDLAPNETGNTFVSGSCDRMAFIWDMRSGHVVQSFEGHQSDVNTVKFHPSGDAIATGSDDSSCRLFDMRADREVAVFAKESIIFGINSVDFSVSGRLLFAGYNDYTVNLWDTLKSERICLLYGHENKVSCVQVSPDGTALSTGSWDYTIRVWA
- the LOC105208581 gene encoding TNF receptor-associated factor 6, whose amino-acid sequence is MQNSQTNTGRQARQQQQQPYQQGHSHHHHHYTENNKSPSSIPPNSLAISKSYVPAPASTTSDDTDFHESEARYECAICIHWLNEPVITTCGHRFCKSCLTKWLNNHNQCPLDNTELSLEHDIFPDNFTRREIEQIKHKCPNSPLGCAVVASPIEVDRHLPTCPYRRLENAEEKCPFASIKCDFVGRPETNALEEHLKEDIPHHMQLMLQAFQQTAISTWNPQKPTTTASGGKVNGVLPPPPPQYANEADEQLIQTMYQRIVVLEQRVREQDVKVENLTKQLAARQQIDPRYSNGTIVWEITNFRNVVEQLRADANNLLYSRDFYTSPHGYRFCARVNIQPRHLNLLSLHVHLMQSENDYHLDWPFNGRIKLWMIHPKDASLSQHDTIMTKPEVMAFHKPREHISTRGFGFVEYAKIADVMHKGFCEDDKLVIKIQINIV